The Cygnus atratus isolate AKBS03 ecotype Queensland, Australia chromosome 2, CAtr_DNAZoo_HiC_assembly, whole genome shotgun sequence genome window below encodes:
- the ZNF804B gene encoding zinc finger protein 804B, which yields MACYLVISSRHLSNGHYRGIKGVFRGPLRKKGARSPDYAEKEKAAAKALEDVKANFYCELCDKQYHKHQEFDNHINSYDHAHKQRLKDLKQREFARNVASKSWKDEKKQEKALKRLHQLAELRKQSECITGSGPMLKAPRLVMEKQQSPDGVFLYKGGMVTAGSQSTTASEGQGFSSSILEKQQLIISRHDSPTKRCHVLQNQVSQVFPDSTNASQRAGVSFSFSKKVPLKLESSASVFSENSEEGNDCSESPNHKTKQVLEGCRSGTLLEEDMKTGLDKGPPIPQDQMDLDNGASSHGTVKLKMLKENDRSSDREIEEKVSVHSSFSKIKIQLSNLDFSGSLRETDQESKLSESEQLLETLISPSCQANSFCIQPNTYKHSNAQLSDKLHELPQQPVPELTFSSNINDSPGVVKRERYLEVSETTNGNTESLSRETVVKEAKPQELPFLHVVSKDGSTALQWPTELLLFTKTEPCISYGCNPLYFDFRLSLNHRDGKQHETNKEGCKDYSINKTADENEASGLIKHKQMSNEQDNQLLKPKKMKGSLNPRKAKQKAESDIGKEMNKNGRKYISDYLNENIPKVPAYLDVSQKDYMTEKGLHTTPQKRSLKHHFHSCERKKQSIRNERISFSAFMSRIKKTKAAKCHLIYSEETHENQNDCRSIQDVASCSSDISDSGKYSSGSFLSYKSGSNSRYSENEESGSFTRCWRFPSPEKSSSDRHSSYSDTSVSSTSSYMSSSSSPTSNNHSRNHLLCCCKRKSKTAERHKCKHRKHNCIFTSDDAYDNYLCHVRSHRSRNCTQRGTIKYQRCSRHKVLHHRDRSKHSKCRHQHFGRVNSRSRSYNGSKSSSTTESRSSESSSSSRVSRGSSAGSFSKETDNCENKTKEDAERDSNTKRGNDGTTHYESLNANSQTKNFATCSSETLVKDICGKRKSLTAKLLLERVQSKKTQEQMHDSERFSNICGMELKDLSQSHFAVQFSSSVGDTAMLPLPEKLLSTGKNDIGQNESPLEGSVKRNKSEASEITNVARSAGTDYDHCLFKDIIQIGTGYQSPSVKRSTAIKEQSNLFINEVQPFIQSCDPVPNDFPGAFSSKRYSVVANSTETKEELHDVNMDLNQAEGSSDSLCDNAMQNYNDTVNELEVYTKSISPPLTQQPITFSPEEVDKYRLLQLQAQQHMQKQLLAKHLKVLPAPGPAAFSATPAVPTIPVQQHATVTTIHHTLLQRFAVSASVHPHGSHLSLAHLHPLSQAHFTPISLSPLAPTLIPAHPALLAGHPLHLVSTTPTHPSPLNFPILPHAAYIPALFTPHLNAATPPAIHPNPIVHPLFQGQDSHHHSCSSQTQQLPTIKEIFGVSSYLN from the exons AGATTAAAAGACTTGAAACAAAGGGAATTTGCTCGAAACGTGGCTTCAAAGTCATGGAAAGatgagaagaaacaggaaaaagcacTCAAGCGGCTCCACCAGCTCGCAGAGTTACGGAAACAGTCAGAATG catCACTGGAAGTGGACCAATGCTTAAAGCCCCCAGATTAGtcatggaaaagcagcagtcGCCAGATGGAGTTTTCCTATACAAGGGTGGCATGGTCACAGCTGGTTCTCAAAGCACCACTGCAAGTGAAGGACAAGGTTTCTCCAGCAGTATACTAGAGAAACAGCAGCTTATCATAAGCAGGCACGATTCACCTACTAAAAGATGCCACGTGCTTCAAAATCAAGTCTCACAAGTGTTCCCAGATAGCACCAATGCTTCTCAAAGGGCAGGGGtgtctttctcattttctaaaaaagtCCCTTTGAAGCTTGAGTCCTCAGCATCAGTCTTCAGTGAGAACTCTGAAGAAGGAAATGATTGTAGTGAATCCCCCAAccataaaacaaagcaagttcTTGAGGGCTGTCGTTCTGGCACACTTTTGGAAGAGGATATGAAAACAGGCCTGGATAAAGGACCACCTATTCCACAAGACCAAATGGATTTGGATAACGGTGCATCAAGTCATGGAACTGTGAAACttaaaatgctaaaagaaaatgatagaaGTAGTGAtagagaaatagaagaaaaggtCAGTgttcattcttcattttccaaaatcaaaatacagctttcaaaTTTGGATTTTTCAGGTTCACTTAGAGAAACAGATCAAGAGAGTAAACTGAGTGAGTCTGAGCAATTGTTGGAAACTCTCATTTCACCTTCATGCCAAGCTAACAGTTTTTGCATACAGCCAAACACCTACAAGCACAGCAATGCCCAACTGTCTGACAAGTTACATGAGCTCCCACAACAGCCAGTGCCTGAGCTGACATTTTCAAGCAACATTAATGACAGTCCTGGGGTAGTAAAGAGGGAAAGATATTTGGAGGTTTCAGAAACCacaaatggaaatacagaatcGCTTTCTAGGGAGACTGTGGTTAAAGAGGCTAAGCCCCAGGAACTGCCTTTCCTCCATGTAGTGAGCAAAGatggcagcactgctctgcagtggCCCACAGAATTACTTTTGTTTACAAAAACTGAGCCATGTATTTCATATGGCTGTAATCCATTGTATTTTGACTTCAGACTCTCTTTAAATCACAGAGATGGTAAACAgcatgaaacaaacaaagaaggcTGTAAAGACTACTCTATAAATAAGACTGCAGATGAAAATGAAGCCTCAGGTTtaataaaacacaagcaaatgTCAAATGAACAAGATAATCAGTTGTTGAAACCAAAGAAGATGAAAGGTTCCCTAAATCCAAGAAAGGCCAAGCAAAAAGCTGAGTCAGACAtagggaaagaaatgaacaaaaatggtcgaaaatatatttcagattatttgaatgaaaatatacCCAAAGTGCCTGCTTACCTTGATGTCTCACAAAAGGATTATATGACAGAAAAAGGTCTTCATACAACACCACAGAAAAGATCTTTAAAGCATCATTTCCAtagctgtgaaagaaaaaaacagagcattaGAAATGAAcgcatttccttttctgcttttatgtcTAGGATTAAAAAGACTAAAGCtgcaaaatgtcatttaatttattctgaagaAACTCATGAAAACCAAAATGACTGCAGATCCATTCAAGATGtggccagctgcagcagtgacatAAGTGACAGTGGAAAATATTCTAGTGGAAGTTTCCTTAGTTATAAATCTGGTTCGAACAGCAGgtattcagaaaatgaagaaagtggaAGTTTTACAAGATGCTGGAGATTTCCATCTCCTGAAAAGTCCTCCTCTGACAGACATTCCAGCTATTCTGACACTTCCGTTAGCAGTACAAGTAGCTACATGAGCAGTTCCTCTAGTCCCACATCAAACAATCACAGCAGAAAtcatttgctttgttgttgcaaaaggaaaagcaagacaGCTGAAAGGCACAAATGTAAACACAGAAAGCacaactgtatttttacttctgaTGATGCATATGATAATTATCTTTGCCATGTTAGAAGTCACAGAAGTAGAAACTGCACACAGAGGGGCACAATTAAATATCAAAGATGTTCAAGACATAAAGTTTTACACCACAGAGATAGATCTAAACACAGCAAATGTAGACACCAGCATTTTGGCAGAGTGAATAGTAGAAGTAGAAGCTACAATGGCTCCAAAAGTTCTTCCACCACAGAATCAAGAAGCAGCGAGAGCTCATCTAGCAGCAGAGTATCAAGAGGTAGTAGTGCAGGGTCCTTCTCAAAAGAGACTGATAACTgtgagaataaaacaaaagaggaTGCAGAAAGAGATTCTAACACCAAAAGAGGAAATGATGGAACTACACATTATGAATCTCTGAATGCAAACAGCCAGACGAAAAACTTTGCTACCTGCTCTTCTGAAACATTGGTAAAAGACatatgtggaaaaagaaagtcacTGACAGCCAAGTTATTGTTGGAAAGAGTGCAGTCCAAGAAAACCCAAGAACAAATGCATGattcagaaagattttcaaacatttgtGGTATGGAATTAAAGGATCTTTCACAAAGTCACTTTGCGGTTCAGTTTTCATCATCGGTAGGTGATACAGCAATGTTACCTTTGCCAGAGAAACTGCTAAGCACAGGTAAAAATGACATAGGGCAAAATGAAAGTCCATTGGAAGGCagtgtgaaaagaaacaaatctgaagCTTCAGAGATAACCAATGTTGCTCGTTCAGCAGGGACTGATTATGATCattgtctttttaaagacatCATTCAAATAGGAACAGGCTATCAGAGCCCGAGCGTAAAAAGGAGCACAGCAATAAAGGAACAATCCAATCTCTTCATTAATGAAGTACAACCCTTTATACAAAGCTGTGACCCAGTACCAAATGATTTCCCTGGTGCTTTTTCCTCTAAAAGATATTCTGTTGTTGCTAATTCAACAGAGACCAAAGAAGAACTACATGATGTAAACATGGACTTGAACCAGGCAGAAGGCAGTTCAGACTCTCTTTGTGACAATGCTATGCAGAACTACAATGACACAGTAAATGAACTAGAAGTGTACACTAAATCCATCTCCCCTCCTTTAACACAGCAGCCTATAACATTCTCACCAGAAGAAGTAGACAAATATAGGTTGCTGCAGCTGCAAGCCCAGCAGCATATGCAGAAACAACTTCTGGCAAAACACCTGAAAGTTTTGCCTGCCCCAGGACCAGCTGCCTTCTCTGCAACACCAGCAGTTCCCACCATCCCTGTTCAGCAGCATGCTACTGTCACCACTATCCACCATACACTGCTGCAACGCTTTGCTGTCTCAGCATCTGTACATCCCCATGGCAGCCATCTTTCCCTGGCACACCTCCATCCCCTCTCTCAGGCACATTTCACCCCTATATCACTTTCTCCATTAGCACCAACCCTCATTCCtgcccaccctgctctgctggcaggacaCCCGTTGCACTTGGTCTCCACCACCCCTACTCACCCTTCCCCACTGAACTTCCCCATACTGCCACATGCTGCGTACATCCCAGCCTTATTTACACCACACCTGAATGCAGCCACACCTCCTGCTATACATCCAAATCCCATTGTTCATCCGTTATTCCAAGGTCAAGATTCCCATCATCATTCTTGCTCTAGCCAGACCCAACAGTTACCtacaataaaagaaatttttggTGTTTCTAGTTATTTAAACTAG